One region of Mucilaginibacter gotjawali genomic DNA includes:
- a CDS encoding MerC domain-containing protein, protein MIFEKGNSKLDSVGMTASVLCAIHCAIVPILITFLPLVGLGFLANPVLEWSMIIFAFFIGVYAIGLSYTHTHHKPLPVFLLIGGFVIIIIGHVFVSGWHEALVVPIGGLMIATAHFFNFRYSGSCRQSGHSHYHLGDSQHKH, encoded by the coding sequence ATGATTTTTGAAAAAGGCAACTCGAAATTGGATAGCGTAGGGATGACCGCCTCAGTATTATGCGCTATTCATTGTGCGATTGTACCCATACTGATCACTTTTTTACCATTGGTTGGTTTGGGCTTTTTAGCAAACCCGGTGCTTGAATGGAGTATGATTATTTTTGCATTTTTCATCGGAGTATACGCGATAGGTTTATCCTATACACATACCCATCATAAGCCTTTGCCGGTTTTTTTACTGATTGGAGGCTTCGTGATTATCATCATCGGGCACGTATTTGTTTCCGGTTGGCATGAGGCGCTGGTAGTTCCTATAGGGGGGTTAATGATCGCCACGGCTCATTTTTTTAATTTCAGGTACAGCGGCAGCTGCCGGCAGAGCGGGCATTCGCACTACCACTTAGGCGATAGCCAGCATAAACACTAA
- a CDS encoding phosphatase PAP2-related protein, with protein MQKTSILEIWKETWNSPVKRLQLTAIMVLIPVFSIFLPHFFAFIEKRNGVVLHDRVLANIAPHNVSVLIFIIIWSMILLILYRAIHKPSIFITYCLTLAMVTVARVLCISMVPLSPPVGLIPLSDPLSGAFYGEASVTKDLFFSGHTATLMLIFLCLEKPVDKIIGLLATITVAYLLLVQHIHYTIDVVTAPVVVYILYRFTFYFLYKYKQSKKEPVRAYDIVE; from the coding sequence ATGCAGAAAACGTCTATACTAGAAATCTGGAAGGAAACCTGGAACTCCCCGGTTAAGCGCCTGCAGTTGACGGCGATTATGGTGCTTATTCCCGTTTTTTCTATTTTTCTTCCTCATTTTTTTGCTTTTATTGAAAAACGGAATGGGGTGGTTTTACATGACCGGGTGTTAGCTAACATAGCGCCACATAATGTTTCTGTATTGATATTTATCATTATATGGTCAATGATCCTGCTGATATTATACAGGGCGATACATAAACCTTCTATTTTTATTACCTATTGTTTAACCCTGGCCATGGTTACCGTTGCACGGGTTTTATGTATCAGTATGGTGCCGCTGTCGCCCCCGGTAGGCTTAATTCCATTATCTGATCCGCTGAGTGGCGCGTTTTACGGGGAAGCGTCAGTAACTAAAGACCTTTTTTTTTCAGGCCATACGGCTACCCTCATGCTTATATTTTTATGCCTGGAGAAGCCCGTTGATAAAATAATAGGCCTTTTAGCTACTATAACGGTAGCCTACCTTTTGTTGGTACAGCATATTCATTATACTATTGACGTAGTTACTGCGCCGGTTGTTGTGTATATACTTTACCGGTTTACCTTTTATTTTCTGTATAAATATAAGCAGTCGAAAAAAGAGCCGGTCCGGGCCTATGATATTGTTGAATAA
- a CDS encoding NYN domain-containing protein: MDAIKDLRLAVLIDADNVPYANVKQMFEEIAKYGTPTFKRIYADWTKPTVSGWKTVLLENAITPIQQYSYSTGKNSSDSAMIIDAMDILYSGKVDGFCIVSSDSDFTRLAIRLREAGMKVIGIGEKKTLIPFITACDKFIYIEILKEDAAATPDEDRKTRPSKKRGSPKSAPIDKVGQELVKLLRDSIADIADENGWAHLGNLGTQILKKKPDFDSRNYGFAKMLPLIKSLNKFDFDERESGKGNNKHVYVKIK, translated from the coding sequence ATGGATGCGATCAAAGACCTCAGGCTTGCCGTTTTAATAGACGCGGATAATGTTCCTTATGCCAATGTAAAACAAATGTTTGAGGAAATAGCCAAGTACGGCACGCCTACGTTTAAACGGATCTATGCCGACTGGACGAAACCAACCGTTTCGGGATGGAAAACAGTTTTGCTGGAAAATGCCATCACGCCCATACAACAGTACAGCTACTCCACCGGCAAAAACTCGAGCGACAGCGCCATGATTATTGATGCGATGGATATTTTATACTCGGGCAAGGTAGATGGCTTTTGCATTGTATCAAGCGATAGTGATTTTACGCGCCTCGCTATCAGGCTGCGTGAGGCCGGCATGAAAGTGATTGGCATAGGTGAGAAAAAAACATTGATCCCCTTTATTACCGCCTGCGACAAGTTTATCTATATTGAAATATTGAAGGAAGATGCCGCGGCCACGCCCGACGAAGACAGGAAGACCCGGCCTTCGAAGAAACGCGGAAGCCCAAAATCGGCGCCAATAGATAAAGTAGGCCAGGAACTGGTAAAGCTGTTACGGGATAGTATTGCCGACATCGCCGATGAAAACGGATGGGCGCATTTAGGGAACCTGGGCACACAGATCCTGAAAAAGAAACCCGATTTCGACTCAAGAAATTACGGGTTTGCCAAAATGCTGCCTTTAATCAAAAGCCTTAATAAATTTGATTTTGATGAAAGAGAATCAGGCAAGGGAAACAATAAACATGTTTATGTTAAAATAAAGTAG
- a CDS encoding DoxX family protein: MEVLILIALLFAGGLLSYFINVTFKFAYKLAWGYVFMAMLMGVSSWFDYRAGFNNALISWALQLTNSCFELVGHLLLGYLLMNIFLALTSSDTDVCHTRKIVGLTLWGMSIITGFAFLTESYWKDENMGRMCCFFSTSGYAPWFLYFIMAAEALGGLGILLHFKLKTGPVATAGLMLIMIGALYTHNQNHDPLSASYDAIAAFITLGILQVVYYFEQLVNPKAMDFTAVGNILQSKDAN; encoded by the coding sequence ATGGAAGTGTTGATCCTAATTGCCCTGTTATTTGCCGGAGGGTTGTTAAGCTACTTTATTAACGTTACGTTTAAGTTTGCTTACAAACTTGCCTGGGGATATGTTTTTATGGCGATGCTAATGGGTGTGAGTTCCTGGTTTGATTACCGGGCGGGCTTTAACAATGCTTTAATAAGCTGGGCGCTGCAGCTTACGAATAGCTGTTTTGAATTGGTGGGCCATTTGCTCTTGGGCTATTTGCTGATGAATATATTTTTAGCACTTACTTCGTCCGATACCGATGTGTGCCATACAAGAAAGATAGTCGGCTTAACCCTATGGGGCATGAGCATTATAACCGGCTTTGCATTCCTAACTGAAAGCTATTGGAAGGATGAAAATATGGGAAGAATGTGCTGCTTTTTTTCAACGTCGGGATATGCGCCCTGGTTTCTTTATTTTATAATGGCCGCCGAGGCGCTGGGGGGTTTAGGGATCCTGCTCCATTTTAAACTAAAAACCGGCCCCGTTGCCACCGCCGGTTTGATGCTGATTATGATCGGCGCACTTTATACCCATAACCAAAATCACGACCCGCTTTCCGCATCTTACGATGCTATAGCTGCGTTTATAACGCTGGGGATATTGCAGGTGGTTTATTATTTTGAACAGTTGGTTAATCCGAAGGCAATGGATTTTACTGCCGTCGGTAACATATTGCAATCGAAAGACGCCAATTAA
- a CDS encoding TolB family protein, giving the protein MMQLVHWLLREAILGVSITWCTIFSSLGQSTQPSVVPQNVIDTSAQPLVFAPGVVSTAFEEAAATFSPDGNTVYFYQGTIYNTVCYSKKIDGKWAKPEVAPFSGQYSDWDPFLSPDGKRLFFVSSRPQDDKSLIKPKKKTHLWYADHLQGDTWSAPHLLDAPFNLDSVNNFAPSVSRSGTICFCSRGRDGHAGMGSYYAKRLGDHYDTPKLMALNGNEETQDPFIAPDERYIIFVSGDNELYISYRQGDGWATGQKLGPQVNNGDSIWDPTVSPDGKMLYYTSARVKGFYKRDPKGPALNYDGLEKEMGSIFNGRGNILMIPVNLKNNAN; this is encoded by the coding sequence ATGATGCAACTTGTTCACTGGCTTTTACGTGAAGCTATTTTAGGGGTGAGCATCACCTGGTGCACCATTTTTTCATCGTTAGGGCAAAGTACCCAACCTTCGGTGGTGCCGCAAAATGTAATCGATACTAGCGCTCAACCCCTAGTATTTGCGCCAGGGGTTGTTTCAACGGCTTTTGAGGAGGCGGCGGCGACATTTTCGCCTGATGGCAATACCGTATATTTTTACCAGGGGACGATTTATAACACCGTGTGCTATTCAAAAAAAATCGATGGCAAATGGGCAAAGCCTGAAGTGGCGCCATTTTCGGGGCAGTACAGCGATTGGGACCCTTTTTTAAGTCCGGACGGCAAACGGTTGTTTTTTGTTTCGAGCCGTCCGCAGGATGACAAGTCATTAATTAAACCGAAAAAGAAGACGCATCTGTGGTATGCCGACCATCTGCAGGGTGATACCTGGTCGGCGCCGCATTTGCTGGACGCGCCTTTTAACCTCGATAGTGTAAATAATTTTGCACCCTCTGTAAGCCGTTCAGGTACGATTTGTTTTTGTTCGAGGGGAAGGGACGGACATGCGGGGATGGGCAGTTACTATGCCAAAAGGCTGGGCGACCATTATGATACGCCAAAACTGATGGCCCTAAACGGCAACGAGGAAACACAGGACCCTTTTATAGCGCCGGACGAACGCTATATCATATTTGTAAGCGGGGACAATGAGCTTTATATCAGTTACAGGCAGGGAGACGGATGGGCCACCGGGCAAAAGTTGGGGCCGCAGGTTAACAACGGCGACAGTATTTGGGACCCAACGGTATCACCCGATGGCAAAATGCTTTACTATACATCTGCCCGCGTTAAGGGATTTTATAAACGGGATCCGAAAGGGCCGGCATTGAATTATGATGGCCTGGAAAAAGAAATGGGAAGCATTTTTAACGGCAGAGGGAATATTTTGATGATCCCTGTCAATTTAAAAAACAACGCCAATTAG
- a CDS encoding DUF2911 domain-containing protein: protein MKKILMAVLMAAICQLAFTGTSVAQLSALPDAGNRRATISEGIGITEVTIHYNRPHVKGREGKIWGQLVPPGYVDQGFGTSKAAPWRAGANENTWIEFSTDVMIEGQPLPAGKYGFFVAYDPNECTLIFSKNYTSWGSFFYKPEEDALRVKVKPVPAEKSVEWLKYEFADQQPNSAVVQLQWEKLIIPFKVEVDVVGTQLASFRKELRSDKGFTWESWDQAAAFCAQHKTNLDEALQWAGQATGPDFGGSQSFQAWSTRAMVLDSLGRSTEAAEAMKKALPYGSINELYFYARGLTRGKKGKEAFDVFKLNYDKHPDEFLTNAGMARGYSAIGDYKKALPYAQKARTQATGTFNINTMDKMIKNLQDGKDVN, encoded by the coding sequence ATGAAAAAAATATTAATGGCCGTATTAATGGCGGCAATTTGCCAGCTTGCCTTTACCGGCACCTCGGTGGCCCAACTTAGCGCCCTGCCCGATGCCGGCAACAGGCGGGCAACTATCAGCGAAGGGATTGGCATTACAGAGGTAACTATTCATTACAACCGCCCGCATGTTAAAGGCCGCGAAGGAAAAATTTGGGGGCAACTCGTCCCTCCCGGCTATGTAGACCAGGGCTTCGGCACTTCAAAAGCAGCGCCATGGCGTGCCGGCGCTAATGAAAATACCTGGATTGAATTTTCGACAGATGTGATGATAGAAGGGCAGCCTTTACCTGCTGGCAAGTATGGCTTTTTTGTAGCCTATGACCCGAACGAGTGCACGCTGATCTTCTCAAAAAATTATACTTCGTGGGGCAGCTTTTTTTATAAACCTGAAGAGGACGCCTTGCGGGTAAAAGTAAAACCTGTACCCGCAGAAAAAAGCGTTGAATGGCTGAAATATGAATTTGCCGACCAACAACCCAACAGCGCTGTTGTGCAACTGCAATGGGAAAAACTGATCATTCCTTTTAAAGTTGAGGTGGATGTTGTCGGCACACAGCTTGCATCCTTCAGGAAAGAGCTACGGAGTGATAAAGGTTTTACCTGGGAGAGCTGGGACCAGGCGGCCGCATTTTGCGCACAGCATAAAACCAACCTTGATGAAGCTTTGCAATGGGCCGGCCAGGCAACCGGCCCTGATTTCGGCGGCAGCCAGAGCTTCCAGGCCTGGAGTACCCGGGCGATGGTACTTGACAGTTTAGGCAGAAGTACCGAAGCGGCAGAAGCCATGAAAAAAGCGCTTCCGTATGGCAGTATTAATGAATTGTACTTTTATGCAAGAGGACTGACCCGCGGTAAAAAAGGTAAAGAAGCCTTTGATGTGTTTAAATTGAACTATGACAAGCACCCTGATGAGTTTTTGACCAATGCAGGTATGGCAAGGGGCTATTCAGCCATCGGCGATTATAAAAAGGCATTGCCATACGCTCAAAAAGCCAGGACACAGGCAACAGGCACCTTCAACATCAATACGATGGACAAGATGATCAAAAATTTACAGGATGGGAAGGATGTTAATTAG
- a CDS encoding sensor histidine kinase → MNFIERMPTIIRLQWLVWIAVVLIIFFSVLPEGGFIHACLYTLINISFYAIVIYGNISFLFPLLYEKGQKAAYVICVVILVTAAGVSRGYSLTALYNAYYPNMPDKMTVEAIINFTVAGLLTYMLSFIFRMALAYFELKRQSEKILVQKSQAELNLLKSQVQPHFLFNTLNNIYYEAYREAPRTAKLIERLSDIMRYFVDESPKDEVSLSTEIQFLENYMVLEKIRIRHEIDLDFIKECNTEVRIPPMLLMTFVENIFKHGIDKSSSENKIELSLVQQDGYLLFQTKNRIYDLPGAAVHTGFGIKNLRKRLNLLYGDNFELNIINEGNYFTAFLKVPLT, encoded by the coding sequence ATGAATTTTATTGAAAGGATGCCGACGATCATCCGGCTTCAGTGGCTGGTTTGGATTGCGGTTGTTTTAATTATTTTTTTTTCTGTGCTTCCCGAAGGCGGGTTTATTCATGCCTGCCTGTATACGTTGATCAATATTTCGTTTTATGCCATCGTAATTTACGGGAACATCAGTTTCCTGTTCCCGCTTTTATATGAAAAAGGACAAAAGGCAGCCTATGTTATCTGTGTAGTGATACTGGTAACTGCCGCCGGAGTATCACGAGGGTACTCGCTCACCGCCTTATATAATGCCTATTACCCCAACATGCCCGATAAAATGACGGTAGAAGCGATCATTAATTTTACGGTGGCGGGTTTGTTAACCTATATGCTCAGCTTTATTTTTCGTATGGCGCTGGCCTATTTTGAGCTGAAACGTCAATCTGAAAAAATATTGGTGCAAAAAAGCCAGGCAGAGCTAAATCTATTAAAATCACAGGTGCAGCCACACTTTTTATTCAACACGCTCAATAATATTTATTACGAAGCCTACCGCGAGGCGCCGCGGACTGCGAAACTAATTGAACGCTTATCGGATATTATGCGCTATTTTGTTGATGAAAGCCCGAAAGACGAAGTTTCGTTAAGCACCGAGATCCAATTTCTGGAGAATTATATGGTGCTTGAAAAGATCAGGATAAGGCATGAGATCGACCTCGATTTTATAAAAGAGTGCAATACCGAGGTGCGGATCCCACCCATGCTGCTGATGACCTTTGTGGAAAATATTTTCAAGCACGGCATTGATAAGTCAAGCAGCGAAAATAAGATCGAATTGTCACTGGTTCAGCAGGACGGTTACCTGCTTTTTCAAACTAAAAACCGCATATACGATTTGCCTGGCGCAGCCGTACACACCGGCTTTGGCATAAAAAACCTGCGCAAAAGGCTGAATTTATTATACGGCGATAACTTCGAACTGAATATCATAAACGAAGGAAATTATTTCACCGCCTTTTTAAAAGTTCCTTTAACATGA
- a CDS encoding LytR/AlgR family response regulator transcription factor, with protein sequence MNLSCIIIDDEPNAVNLLEILVNQNTKWELLAKCYDALEAMVFLKDHKPDFIFLDINMPQLTGMELAGLLSKETKIVFTTAYSEYAAESYSFQTIDYLLKPITLKRFLAAMQKIEAYFCSRADNEKLLIPTGSEYFFVKSGKELRRILLEDIQYFEGEKEYVRVVTAASQILIYRRLKDIDEQLAPPFVRVHNSYIVNTKQLNKIQDNHIYIANKQIPVSEKFKDRFMAVIQQRIF encoded by the coding sequence ATGAATTTAAGCTGTATCATTATTGATGACGAACCGAATGCGGTAAACCTGCTGGAGATCCTGGTTAATCAAAATACCAAATGGGAGCTTTTAGCCAAGTGTTATGACGCGCTGGAGGCGATGGTGTTTTTAAAAGATCATAAACCGGACTTTATTTTCCTGGATATCAATATGCCGCAGCTTACGGGTATGGAGCTGGCGGGCTTACTGTCAAAAGAAACCAAAATAGTTTTTACCACAGCTTATTCTGAATATGCTGCAGAAAGCTATTCTTTTCAAACAATAGATTATCTGCTAAAACCCATTACCCTGAAACGTTTCCTGGCGGCTATGCAGAAGATCGAAGCTTATTTCTGCAGCAGGGCCGACAATGAAAAATTATTAATCCCGACTGGCAGCGAGTATTTTTTCGTGAAATCGGGCAAGGAATTAAGAAGAATCCTGCTGGAAGATATTCAGTATTTTGAGGGTGAAAAAGAATATGTACGCGTTGTTACGGCCGCCAGCCAGATACTGATTTATCGCCGTTTAAAAGATATTGATGAGCAGCTGGCGCCGCCGTTTGTGAGGGTGCATAATTCATACATTGTGAATACCAAACAACTGAATAAAATACAGGATAATCACATTTATATAGCCAATAAACAAATACCGGTAAGCGAAAAATTTAAAGACAGGTTTATGGCGGTGATCCAACAAAGAATATTCTAA
- a CDS encoding response regulator transcription factor, protein MANICLVEDEQKVAAFICKGLEENNYKVKTAKDGASAKAMMQTAEFDLLILDVMLPDISGIELCRQIRQTDTKTPIMMLTALDQVQNKVSGLKAGADDYLVKPFHFIELLARIEALLRRKIVNDTEEHILEFEDLKLDTWSNIAERGGKQVALTSKEFSLLELFLRHPNKVLSREYIAEQVWKIDFDTGTNFIDVYVNYLRNKIEKGHKNKLIHTVIGMGYVLKG, encoded by the coding sequence ATGGCCAATATCTGTTTAGTAGAAGATGAGCAAAAAGTAGCAGCCTTTATCTGCAAAGGCCTTGAAGAGAATAATTATAAGGTAAAAACGGCTAAGGATGGGGCTTCTGCAAAGGCAATGATGCAAACGGCTGAATTTGATCTACTGATCCTTGACGTTATGCTGCCCGATATCAGCGGGATTGAATTGTGCCGGCAAATACGGCAAACAGATACCAAAACCCCCATCATGATGCTTACCGCGCTTGACCAGGTTCAAAACAAGGTGTCGGGCTTAAAGGCCGGGGCAGACGATTATTTGGTGAAGCCGTTTCACTTTATTGAATTGCTGGCACGTATCGAAGCCTTGCTGAGAAGGAAAATTGTGAATGATACGGAAGAACATATCCTTGAATTTGAAGATCTGAAATTGGACACGTGGAGCAATATCGCCGAAAGAGGCGGCAAACAGGTTGCTTTAACGTCAAAGGAGTTTTCACTGCTCGAGTTGTTTCTGCGGCATCCCAATAAGGTATTATCCCGCGAATATATTGCCGAACAGGTTTGGAAAATTGATTTTGATACGGGCACCAATTTTATTGATGTTTATGTAAATTATTTGCGCAATAAAATTGAAAAAGGACACAAAAATAAATTGATCCATACGGTTATAGGAATGGGCTATGTTTTAAAGGGTTAA
- a CDS encoding sensor histidine kinase, whose translation MKIKNRLSLYFTSISAIVLLIVEVAICITYNSLVKSDFYDHLMVRAYIAAQRYLEADEISADSLSHVKLRYLQALPNEVIRFYNDKNRAAFINEKGQFWAPSLIDEVRKRKQIEFTERGRQNAGIYYYDNQGNFVILVSAVDVEGNKRTKDLVKSMAILLIGVTAGLFLISRWFAQKALQPIDKVIDQMRKVSAGNLSLRVDEGKGRDEISALAHNFNQLLEHLENAFELQQTFVINASHELRTPITTIIGEIEIALNKLRSHTEYEQVLQSVLTDAERLNGTITVLLELANVDMNYTQPALKPVAMDELIWELNDYWLAKKGKGMFNINILNLPEDPEKLQLLANKSLLAIAFNNIIGNAYKFSRNKPVQCDFYADDKEIVINITDTGIGILPEEIAKIFKSFYRGKNVEGYNGSGIGLYVTYKIISLFNGTIAVNSVPDRHTIVTIQFKR comes from the coding sequence ATGAAGATTAAGAACCGGCTATCCCTTTATTTTACAAGCATAAGTGCCATTGTGTTGCTAATTGTTGAAGTGGCCATCTGCATTACTTATAATTCATTGGTCAAATCCGATTTTTACGATCATTTAATGGTGCGGGCGTATATTGCCGCGCAGCGTTACCTGGAGGCTGATGAAATTTCGGCCGACTCATTAAGCCATGTGAAATTAAGATACCTGCAGGCCCTCCCCAATGAAGTGATACGGTTTTATAATGATAAAAACCGGGCAGCTTTTATAAATGAAAAGGGCCAATTTTGGGCGCCATCGCTGATAGATGAGGTGCGTAAAAGAAAACAAATTGAATTTACCGAAAGAGGTCGGCAAAACGCTGGGATTTATTATTACGATAACCAGGGCAACTTTGTAATTCTCGTTTCGGCCGTTGATGTAGAAGGGAATAAAAGAACAAAGGACCTTGTTAAAAGTATGGCGATACTATTGATAGGTGTAACAGCAGGCTTGTTTCTTATTAGCCGGTGGTTTGCGCAAAAGGCATTGCAGCCCATTGATAAGGTTATTGATCAGATGCGGAAGGTAAGCGCGGGAAACCTGAGTTTACGCGTTGATGAAGGCAAAGGCAGGGATGAAATAAGTGCGCTTGCCCATAATTTTAACCAGTTATTGGAACACCTTGAAAACGCGTTCGAGCTACAGCAAACCTTTGTCATCAATGCCTCACATGAGTTAAGGACCCCCATAACAACCATTATAGGTGAAATCGAGATCGCATTAAATAAACTGCGGTCTCATACCGAATATGAACAGGTGCTGCAATCTGTTTTAACTGATGCTGAAAGGCTGAACGGGACCATTACCGTGCTGCTGGAATTGGCAAATGTTGATATGAACTATACCCAGCCTGCCCTTAAGCCGGTTGCTATGGATGAATTGATATGGGAGCTGAATGACTATTGGCTGGCAAAAAAAGGTAAAGGCATGTTTAACATTAATATATTGAACCTGCCTGAAGATCCCGAAAAATTGCAGCTCCTGGCCAACAAATCGTTACTGGCCATCGCTTTTAATAATATCATTGGCAACGCTTATAAATTTTCGCGGAATAAGCCTGTGCAATGCGATTTTTATGCTGATGATAAAGAAATTGTGATCAACATTACAGATACAGGGATCGGTATATTACCCGAGGAGATTGCAAAAATTTTTAAGTCGTTTTACCGCGGAAAAAATGTTGAAGGGTATAATGGCAGTGGAATAGGTTTGTATGTAACCTACAAAATCATTAGCCTGTTTAATGGCACTATTGCGGTTAACTCTGTTCCGGACAGGCATACCATTGTTACTATCCAATTCAAACGCTGA
- a CDS encoding TolC family protein, which produces MFKIAIRPLILVSFCVIFTIFRACAQGAPDTLKVSIAQAEDLFLKNNLKIIIQRYNIDNAGAQLITARLFPNPDFSFNNGIHTNDVMQGPAFKDQSFSISQLFTTAGKRNKNIQLAKIGVDQAKYQFFDLLRTLKFTLRNDFYNIYFQEQSAKVYNDEISSLAKTLTVFKEQYIKGNVAEKEVLRIQSQLYTLQAEYNNLLVGIDTVQSEFKMLVKVSPDTYIQPVYNYDLDGKSIVEMVSYQAMLDSAYSNRYDLRLAKINVDYNNMNLQLQKAAAVPDFSLSVNYDKYGGYGTNFIGAGVEFNLPFFNRNQGNIKQARIAIDQSKVQLQSQQDQLQSDLATEYRGALRLEKLYNSFDPRFKQNFTHLIQEVFKNYEKRNIGLLEFLDFYDSYKTNTLQLNALELNRIVTLEQLNYVTGTPFFNN; this is translated from the coding sequence ATGTTCAAAATAGCTATTCGTCCTTTAATCCTGGTTTCATTTTGCGTAATATTCACGATTTTCAGAGCCTGTGCACAAGGGGCGCCTGATACTTTAAAGGTTAGCATCGCACAAGCCGAAGACCTGTTTCTGAAAAATAACCTGAAAATTATCATACAACGTTATAATATTGACAACGCTGGCGCACAGTTAATTACTGCCCGCTTATTTCCCAATCCTGATTTTAGTTTCAATAACGGAATCCATACCAATGATGTAATGCAGGGCCCGGCTTTTAAAGACCAGTCGTTCAGTATTTCGCAGTTATTTACAACTGCCGGCAAGCGGAATAAGAATATACAGCTGGCAAAAATTGGTGTCGATCAGGCTAAATACCAGTTTTTTGACCTGCTGCGCACGTTGAAATTCACGCTCAGGAATGATTTTTATAATATCTATTTCCAGGAGCAATCGGCAAAAGTTTATAATGATGAAATCAGCTCCCTGGCAAAAACCTTAACTGTTTTTAAAGAGCAATATATTAAAGGGAATGTTGCCGAAAAAGAGGTGCTGCGGATCCAGTCGCAATTGTACACCCTGCAGGCAGAATACAACAACTTGCTGGTGGGTATTGATACCGTTCAAAGCGAATTTAAAATGCTGGTAAAAGTCAGTCCGGATACCTACATCCAGCCGGTGTATAATTATGACCTCGATGGAAAGAGTATTGTGGAAATGGTATCCTACCAGGCGATGCTCGATTCGGCCTATTCAAACCGGTATGATCTCAGGCTGGCAAAAATTAACGTTGATTACAACAATATGAACCTGCAGTTGCAAAAGGCAGCCGCAGTTCCCGATTTCTCCTTATCGGTTAATTATGATAAATATGGCGGTTACGGCACCAATTTTATTGGCGCAGGGGTGGAATTCAACCTGCCGTTTTTTAACCGCAACCAGGGGAACATCAAACAGGCACGTATTGCCATTGATCAAAGCAAGGTGCAATTGCAAAGCCAGCAGGACCAACTGCAAAGTGACCTGGCAACGGAGTACCGCGGCGCCCTGCGGCTCGAAAAATTATATAATAGTTTCGACCCCCGGTTTAAACAAAATTTTACTCACCTGATTCAGGAAGTTTTTAAAAACTATGAAAAAAGGAATATTGGTTTATTGGAGTTCCTTGATTTTTACGACTCCTATAAAACCAATACCCTGCAATTAAATGCGCTGGAGCTAAACCGCATTGTAACGCTCGAGCAACTTAATTATGTTACAGGAACCCCCTTTTTTAACAACTAA